Below is a window of Myxococcaceae bacterium JPH2 DNA.
CAGTCCATTCAGCCGGAAGACCTCCACATTCAACCGCGCGATGGCCTCGCCCTCGGGCGTCAACTGACTCATGCCCAATTTCTGCCATGACGACAGGTGCCTGTCAAAACGACTGTTCCCCAATAGCGATGAGGGCGCGCCCTCACAGGAGCCGGACGCAGCAACTGAGGACAAGGAACCCAATATGGCTGTCGGACCTGCGCACATCGTCGACTCGAAAGCATCGCCATCCCAGGGAAGGTTCACCACCAACGCCAAGTCGAGCAGCGGGAAGAGTTCGTGCCTGTCTTAAGCGTTGGCGGCTGTCAGCAGTTCGGCCAGCGGCAGCCCTCGCGCGACGGGGCAACTCTTCTTATGGAGCAGCATCTCTCAGGAAATACCGCTGTGGCCCACGAGAACGATGACCTCCATCGCCGTACAGTCATCGTATCGAGGGGTCAGTCGTCGGAAACGACGGAATCCTTCTCCGCCCTCTTCCATCCGAACGCGGGACCATGCACTGCGAGGTTCAGCCTCTCAGCCAACGCGCGCCCGCCGGCCTTTTTCCCGAAAGAGCGCTCCTTATTGGTCACAGGGACGGCCTGAAGGAAGCCCACCTCTGCCTTCGCGACATCGCGAGGCCAGCCCCACGGAGGAACGAGCAGGAAGGAGCGGCGTGGATTTGTCGACTCAACCAATGCATAGGGCTTGAAGTCGCCGGAGTTGATGCTGGCGAGGGCGCTCATCACCTGTTCATCAACATCCGGCGCATGGGCAACCAGTTCGTACGCACCCAGACGGCGCGCGAAGGTCGCGTAGGTGACATACGGTCGTTGGTCAGTGGTAAAAAAGCAGAACACGAAGATGTCCGGCTCGCCCACGACCTTCGCGGGGAAGGAGTGCGCAGTTCCCGGGCCGGCGTTCTTGTACAGCTCGCCCAATGCGAATGTTCGCACTTTCTTTCGCTCGGACGCAGCGATGGCCTCCTCTGAGGCCGGAGCATTCAGGTTCCCCACTCGGTAGGCCGAAAGCACCTCGCGCGTCATCGCCATGGCTCCATCACCGGCGAGAACGACGGGGCGATTGTGCGTACCGCCCAACTTCGCCCTGATTGCATCGAGCGAGGGCTTGGAACCGGCATCTTTGGGGTGAACCTCGTACGCCACCGGAACCTTTGACCAATCGTATCCAGCCTTCTCCAGGGACGCTCGGATTCGTCCCTCCAGTTTCGCTCCGTCGCACTGATTATTGGTGTCGCAACGTATCGCAAACAGGAGCCCGTCGACGCCTGCGAGTGCTCGCGCCTCCGCCACGGCCCATTCGCTCTCAGGCACAACACTGCCCGACTCAATGGCATAGACATGCATTCGCACTTGATAGCCATCGATCGGCTCGACCTCCGGTGGCGTGAAGTCGAAAGAGACCGACCGAGTGGCTCCAAACCCAATGCCTGTCAGCCGGCCCTTGGACTCCGCCGGAAGCGCCTCGTGGAGTCTGTGGACGATGGAGAGCGGCAGCCCCCGATCCTCCGACACGACTACGACTTTGTAATTCAGCCGCTTGGAATCCTCAGAGACGAACATGGCTGAGGCCGACTCCCCAAAGAAGAGGCATACGCAAATCAACCACGACGCACGTTTCATCATGCATGATTACCATGAAAACGAGTTCGGGCGGTTCCCATTTGCCCGACTGCTCGTTCTCCGCCAGCGCGCCGTCCAGGACAGCGCGCCCTCCACGCATGAGAGGAGGGGCTGAACGGCAAGCACCCCTCCGTACCTGGGTGGGAACCAGAAATGGCATGTGGCAGGCGCGGCAAGTCCCGGTCACCGATGAAACCGGCTGGGGAACGGCGTGAAGAAACCGTCGACGCCCAGGTCGATGAAGCGCTGGGCGTCGGCGGGCGTCTCGACGAGCCACGGCCAAACGCGCTCGCCCCGCTGATGTGCGACGTCAATCAGCCGGCGGGTGAGCACTTGGAGCCCCGCATGGCGCTCCGGCACCATGAGGATGCAAGGACCTCCGGGCGCAAGCCAGTCCAGCCGCAGACGCTCCAGGACCAACCGCGTGCGCGCCTGCCGCGCCGTCGCCGAGTAGAGCCAATCCGGACGAAGCTTCCGCGTGGCTTCGACGACCGCGGTGTGCTCGCTCACGACCACGACCCGTCCTTGCGCCTGGTGTTGCTCAATCAGCCTCACCAACTCCCCCGACACCTCCGGATGTTGAGTGTGAACGTCGAGCGCGAAGAGCGCCCGAGGATGCGCCGCGAGCAGCTCATCCAGCGTGGGCACCCGCACACCCGCGCCTCGGTGGGCATGCGCGCCCTCTGCATCCTGAAATGAGAAGCCCGCGTCGAGCGCCTGGAGCTGCTCCACCGTCAGCCCGTCCACCCGCCCTTTGCCGTCCGTGGTGCGGTCCACCGTCTCGTCATGCATCGCAACCAGGACACCGTCGCGGCTGCGCTGGATGTCGACCTCCAGCACGATGCGCTCCGAGACGCGGGCCGCGTGCTCGAACGCGGGCATCGTGTTCTCGGGGCGCTCTCCGCCGCCGCCCCGGTAAGCGACCATGCGGAAACCAGGCTCGAGCAGCGGATGGCGATGGAGGGACGAGGTGTGCATGTGCACGCTCTCTACGCCCAACTCGGACTGCCTGGCGTTATCCTGGGATAACGATGCTCACGCCGCACCCTTCCGACGCGTTCCTGAGTTACATGCGAAAGCTCGCCCCCGTGCCGGACGACGAGTGGCGCTTCGCGCGAACCCTCTTTCGCCCTCGGCGCCTCGACCGAGGCGAGTATCTGACTCGCGCGGGCGACGTCGCGATGGAGTTCGGCTGGGTCCTCCGTGGACTCATCCGCAAGTACTACCTCGACCGGAATGACAGCGAGGTCGTTCGAGGCTTCGCGGCCGAAGGTCAGCTCGCGGGTGCCTACGCCTCCCTCTTGAGCCGCGCACCTTCCATCCTCAACGTGCAGGCGTTGGAAGAGACGGCCCTGCTGGTGATGAGCCATTCCGACATCACAGTGCTCTATGGCCGCCATGCCTGTTGGCAGGAATTGGGCCGCAAGGTGGCGGAGTCGCTGCTGCTCGAACGCGAGGAGCGGGAGTATCAACTGCTGCGATTGAACGCCACGGACCGCTACCTCGCGTTCCGCCGCGACCAGGGCGAGTTGGTGGGCCGAGTGCCTCAACACCAGATTGCCGCCTATCTGGGCATCACCCCGGTCTCCTTGAGCCGCATCATCGGTCGGTTGAAACGACGCTCCGAAACAGAATGAGCGCGCGCCCAAGCCCCCTGGTTCGCATCGCTCAATCACTTCCATCTCGACAGCGCCCTGTCACGTGCCGTGACAATGTTTCGGCCCTCCGGCTTCGCGTGTGGCGTTGTCAGGCATCGAGCGCCGAATGCCCTCACGCGCCCACCTCGCGGGCTCGCCGCTTGACACCGCGAAGAAGCCACCTGTACAAACCGCGCCGTGCTGGTGCCTGGATCTCGGTCCAGGCTTAAAAGGGAACCCGGTGTAATTCCGGGGCTGCCCCGCAGCGGTCAGTGAGAACGAACCCCGTCCATGACACTGGCTCCCTCTGGGGGCTGGGAAGTGACGGGCAGTAGGAAGCCGGCCCTCAAAGCCGAAGCGCTCACGAGCCCGAAGACCTGCCCGCATCCGACCGTGGGAGAAATCCATGGCCGGTTTCGACCTGGAGCCGCGTGGGACGGCCGGAAGGTCCGAGCAGCGCGGGCGCTCCGTCGAGCCTCGTCGCGTCTCGGCTTTTCCGAACCTTCACCCCTCGTGTCTCCAGTCGCCCGTGGGGGCGAAGGTCGGTCCGTGGGCTCTTCCCCGAGCCTGGTGCGCGCTCGCGTGCATCGTGACAGCCCTTCTTCCACGCGGGAGCCCTGTCGGGCGACCTCGGTCGCCCGCGCTGCGTGGAGGACCGACGGATGCGGGACGAAGAAGCAACCAGCGTGCGCTACCCCCAGGGGAATGTGCTCCTGCGCAATCTGACGCGCGAGTTCCCCGTGGTGACGCATGGCCAGGGCGTGCATCTCTTCGATGCGCGCGGCAAGCGCTACCTCGATGCCTCCGCCGGAGCGCTCGTGGCCAGCGTGGGCCACGGCAACCGCGAGGTGGTC
It encodes the following:
- a CDS encoding Crp/Fnr family transcriptional regulator; translated protein: MRKLAPVPDDEWRFARTLFRPRRLDRGEYLTRAGDVAMEFGWVLRGLIRKYYLDRNDSEVVRGFAAEGQLAGAYASLLSRAPSILNVQALEETALLVMSHSDITVLYGRHACWQELGRKVAESLLLEREEREYQLLRLNATDRYLAFRRDQGELVGRVPQHQIAAYLGITPVSLSRIIGRLKRRSETE
- a CDS encoding suppressor of fused domain protein; protein product: MFVSEDSKRLNYKVVVVSEDRGLPLSIVHRLHEALPAESKGRLTGIGFGATRSVSFDFTPPEVEPIDGYQVRMHVYAIESGSVVPESEWAVAEARALAGVDGLLFAIRCDTNNQCDGAKLEGRIRASLEKAGYDWSKVPVAYEVHPKDAGSKPSLDAIRAKLGGTHNRPVVLAGDGAMAMTREVLSAYRVGNLNAPASEEAIAASERKKVRTFALGELYKNAGPGTAHSFPAKVVGEPDIFVFCFFTTDQRPYVTYATFARRLGAYELVAHAPDVDEQVMSALASINSGDFKPYALVESTNPRRSFLLVPPWGWPRDVAKAEVGFLQAVPVTNKERSFGKKAGGRALAERLNLAVHGPAFGWKRAEKDSVVSDD